The Nostoc sp. NIES-3756 DNA window CCATTTCCCCTATCTCCTCCATTTGCCCATTTGTGCTTGGCATACTGAAAACGTTACTCTTGAGTAGGATCAGAAATCTCATCTAATACCCAGTCTCTATAAACTAAACAGGAGAACCCGTGTGAATATATTTGGTATTGGTCTGCCGGAAATGGCTGTAATTATGGTAGTGGCGCTACTCATCTTTGGCCCGAAAAAACTGCCAGAAATTGGTCGAAGTGTGGGAAAAGCAATTCGTGGTTTTCAAGAAGCTTCTAATGAGTTCCAAAATGAGTTTAAGCGTGAAGCTGATCAAATAGAACAAGCTGTGAAAACTACTGCTGAACTTGAACCCAAGCAAATTGAAGCAGTGAAAGCGGAACAAGATAGTGCTGGTTCCTCCCCTGCTACCTAAGAAAGTGCAGTGAGTGGTTGATTGTAAACAAGATAGATGACAGAACCTGTAACAAAATCTGCTTTGGTGATTCCCCAGCTAATTGTCGGCTTGGGGAACCCAGAGCCTAAATATGACCAAACACGCCATAATATTGGCTTTGCGGCTGTGGATGCGCTAGCTCGTGCTTGGCAGATTCCTTTAGCAGAAAATCGCAAATTTCAGGGAGAATACGGTGAAGGTATCGCCTCTGGAGGTGTAAAAATTCGCCTATTAAAACCATTAACTTATATGAATCGCTCAGGACAGTCAATACAA harbors:
- a CDS encoding TatA/E family twin arginine-targeting protein translocase; this translates as MNIFGIGLPEMAVIMVVALLIFGPKKLPEIGRSVGKAIRGFQEASNEFQNEFKREADQIEQAVKTTAELEPKQIEAVKAEQDSAGSSPAT